From a single Glycine soja cultivar W05 chromosome 19, ASM419377v2, whole genome shotgun sequence genomic region:
- the LOC114399771 gene encoding uncharacterized protein At5g39865-like — MVRGRFVRKLKLVPTITNLKKQDLVLQKKFPTSYDDYKGNNLPELAVKDDNHFEEEEATVGSKKITELAEEKLVITKMPSCNNNEYPSLSDFKELRPQGGNSHSIILYTTSLRGIRKTFQDCNTIRFLLRSFKIMYHERDVSLHLEFREELWKILGGKVIPPKLFIKGRYIGGADEVVGLHEMGWLGKFLEGTPTHSSDSPCTGCANMRFTICSNCCGSCKVFTDNSDNKNNDECFVRCSLCNENGLVKCPVCC; from the coding sequence ATGGTGAGAGGAAGGTTTGTGAGAAAACTAAAACTCGTCCCAACCATAACCAACTTGAAGAAACAAGACCTAGTTCTTCAGAAAAAGTTCCCAACCTCATATGATGACTACAAAGGGAACAACCTACCCGAGCTAGCGGTTAAGGATGATAATCATTTTGAGGAGGAAGAAGCCACCGTTGGTTCCAAAAAGATCACAGAACTCGCAGAAGAAAAGTTAGTGATTACTAAAATGCCATCGTGCAACAATAATGAATACCCATCTCTCAGTGACTTCAAAGAGTTACGTCCACAAGGGGGGAATAGCCACTCAATCATTCTCTACACAACAAGCTTGAGAGGGATAAGGAAAACCTTTCAGGACTGTAACACGATCCGTTTCTTGTTGAGGAGCTTCAAAATAATGTACCATGAGAGGGACGTGTCTCTTCACTTGGAGTTCAGAGAGGAGTTGTGGAAAATCTTGGGAGGGAAAGTGATTCCCCCGAAGCTTTTCATCAAGGGAAGGTACATTGGAGGAGCTGATGAAGTGGTTGGGTTGCATGAGATGGGGTGGCTTGGGAAGTTTCTAGAAGGAACACCAACTCACTCTAGTGATTCTCCTTGCACTGGCTGCGCCAACATGAGATTCACTATTTGTTCCAACTGTTGTGGAAGTTGCAAAGTGTTCACTGACAATAGCGACAACAAAAACAACGATGAATGCTTCGTTAGATGTTCTTTGTGCAACGAGAATGGCCTTGTCAAATGCCCCGTTTGCTGCTAG
- the LOC114400217 gene encoding uncharacterized protein LOC114400217 has protein sequence MVVKMMRWRPWPPLLSKKFQVRLHVRRLQGCDLLQNAALQGSRLVLEIRWKGPKLILGSLRWNSVARNFTKEADFELDGGGAAVVHWDEEFQTMCNLNGYRDNVFHPWEIAFTLFNGLNQRPKNKVPAIGTALLNIAEFASSTDQKDFDLNIPLTLTGGSGEPSPLLCISISLMELSVAQESLEPVQRSIVPVPSPSAKSGETALAEKDELSAIKAGLRKVMILTEFVSPKKAKKGCREEEGSEGRCSRSEDGEYNYPLDSESLDDSEEGETDGGKEDSSVRKSFSYGTLASANAGGFFHSNARVNCNDEDWVYYSHRKSDVGCSQREDSTASSSQPYLVQSSKRSILPWRKRKLSFRSPKAYKGEPLLKKVYAEEGGDDIDFDRRQLSSDESLSLTWYKIEDDTSAHRSSISDFGDDSFAVGSWEQKEVTSRDGHMKLQTQVFFASIDQRSERAAGESACTALVAVIADWFQNNCDLMPIKSQLDSLIREGSSEWRNLCENDAYRERFPDKHFDLETVIQAKIRPLTVAPGKSFIGFFHPEGMDEGRFDFLHGAMSFDNIWDEISRAGQECPSNGEPHIYIVSWNDHFFILKVEYDCYYIIDTLGERLYEGCNQAYILKFDSNTMMYKTPNVAHSSDDKTSNDQQTVAEILDPNNSQTQQVNSKEVDSVAGEKEQLRTEQEEQVICRGKEACKEYIKSFLAAIPIRELEADAKKGLISSASLYHRLLQIEFHYTQLLGETSPMAELRDLSSCNN, from the exons ATGGTGGTGAAGATGATGAGGTGGCGGCCCTGGCCGCCTCTCCTCTCGAAGAAGTTCCAAGTGAGGCTGCACGTGCGGAGGCTCCAGGGCTGCGATCTGCTGCAGAACGCTGCACTCCAAGGTTCAAGATTGGTCCTTGAGATTCGCTGGAAGGGTCCTAAGTTGATCCTTGGCTCTCTGCGATGGAACTCCGTCGCCAGAAATTTTACTAAAGAGGCGGACTTTGAACTCGACGGCGGTGGCGCCGCCGTCGTTCACTGGGACGAGGAGTTTCAGACTATGTGCAATTTGAACGGTTACAGAGACAATGTCTTTCACCCTTGGGAGATCGCTTTCACTCTCTTTAAT GGATTGAACCAGAGGCCAAAAAACAAGGTTCCTGCAATTGGAACCGCATTATTAAATATTGCTGAATTTGCATCTTCAACTGATCAAAAGGATTTTGATTTAAACATTCCACTCACACTAACCGGAGGTTCTGGGGAGCCTTCTCCTTTACTCTGT ATATCAATAAGTTTGATGGAGCTAAGCGTAGCTCAAGAAAGCTTGGAGCCAGTTCAGAGATCTATAGTGCCTGTGCCATCGCCCTCTGCCAAGTCGGGAGAAACAGCCTTGGCAGAAAAAGATGAGCTTTCTGCAATTAAAGCTGGTCTTAGGAAAGTAATGATTTTGACGGAGTTTGTATCTCccaagaaagcaaaaaagggttGTCGTGAGGAAGAAGGCAGTGAAGGAAGGTGCTCTAGGAGTGAGGATGGTGAATACAATTATCCTTTGGATTCTGAGTCACTTGATGATTCTGAGGAAGGTGAAACAGATGGGGGGAAGGAGGATTCCAGTGTTAGGAAGTCATTCAGTTATGGAACACTGGCTTCTGCAAATGCTGGGGGATTTTTTCATTCCAATGCGAGAGTAAATTGTAATGATGAAGACTGGGTTTATTACAGCCATCGCAAGTCTGATGTTGGGTGTTCACAGAGGGAGGATTCTACTGCTTCTTCTTCTCAGCCTTATTTAGTACAAAGTTCCAAGCGCAGCATACTTCCATGGAGGAAGAGGAAGTTGAGTTTCAGATCTCCTAAAGCTTATAAGGGAGAGCCATTGTTAAAGAAGGTGTATGCAGAAGAAGGTGGTGATGACATAGACTTTGATCGCCGTCAACTTAGCTCTGATGAATCCCTTTCTTTGACT TGGTACAAGATTGAGGATGACACGTCTGCACATCGATCATCAATCTCTGATTTCGGGGATGACAGTTTTGCTGTAGGGAGTTGGGAGCAGAAAGAAGTCACGAGTCGTGATGGTCATATGAAGCTTCAGACACAGGTCTTCTTTGCTTCAATTGATCAACGCAGTGAACGTGCAGCAGGTGAGAGTGCATGTACAGCTCTTGTTGCTGTGATTGCTGACTGGTTCCAAAATAATTGTGATCTTATGCCCATAAAATCACAGTTAGATAGTCTAATTAGAGAAGGCTCCTCAGAATGGAGGAACTTATGTGAAAATGATGCCTACAGAGAGCGGTTCCCTGACAAGCATTTTGACCTGGAAACAGTCATTCAAGCAAAAATACGTCCGCTTACTGTGGCTCCTGGGAAGTCCTTTATTGGTTTTTTTCATCCTGAAGGGATGGATGAAGGCAGATTTGACTTTCTGCATGGTGCCATGTCTTTTGATAATATTTGGGATGAGATTAGTCGTGCTGGACAAGAGTGCCCCAGCAATGGTGAACCTCACATTTATATTGTTAGTTGGAATGATCATTTTTTCATCCTTAAAGTTGAATATGATTGTTATTACATCATTGACACTTTGGGAGAGAGACTTTATGAAGGGTGCAACCAGGCATATATCTTGAAATTTGACAGCAACACAATGATGTACAAAACGCCAAATGTTGCTCATTCATCAGACGACAAGACATCCAATGACCAGCAAACTGTAGCAGAAATATTAGATCCTAATAATAGTCAAACCCAACAAGTAAATAGCAAGGAGGTGGATTCTGTTGCAGGGGAAAAAGAACAGTTGAGGACTGAGCAAGAAGAACAAGTTATATGCAGAGGGAAGGAAGCATGCAAAGAGTACATTAAAAGCTTCCTAGCTGCAATCCCTATCAGAGAATTGGAAGCAGATGCCAAGAAAGGTCTCATTTCTTCAGCATCCCTTTACCATAGACTGCTACAAATTGAGTTTCACTACACCCAACTGTTAGGTGAAACATCACCAATGGCTGAACTAAGAGACCTTAGCTCTTGCAATAACTAA